The Halorientalis sp. IM1011 genome window below encodes:
- a CDS encoding O-antigen ligase: MWLHNRTRTAGSIGAVFAVVSTVLILVGRIYFDEALPVAVVGVVVCTAMVAIVVRGGVNEGAARWTLLGTLVLFVALSPEIPVDIPVSVSRAFTLRLEDLLLLVVLLGWTVTLHRSDHVYLPPFAVPFAGYLAVALVVTVVGIGVYALPAARAALYLLKEVQFLLFALLVANLVKSRADVSVVVTAFIFGGVLNATWMAVQLATGDLGPLFHTVDIAKWRYGPSLLGQPSVLASAGFYLPPVFLTFGMLLYRTGHRVRIICCALLVAFLGSMMVTVSRATIGATLFVLSVFTFGYAVRATDRNVVAYFVAALLAVIPFTVLNPLIVRRFLPQSVFSSIVSRLEIWNEFLAPPVPAMLVGFGKGSPGAVIGPAEAHNFYLRLLVETGIIGLVTFLLSIAVILQTGVKLVVHSDDPLFRTVGTGTVGVTAALLIVAIFQDVFINVKVAETFWLLIGMAGAVWRLYLDRQTDGTEPENV; encoded by the coding sequence ATGTGGCTACACAACCGCACAAGAACGGCCGGAAGTATCGGCGCTGTTTTTGCGGTCGTGAGTACGGTACTCATTCTCGTCGGTCGTATTTATTTTGATGAAGCTCTCCCTGTCGCTGTCGTTGGCGTCGTCGTCTGCACCGCAATGGTGGCAATCGTCGTCCGAGGGGGCGTCAACGAGGGGGCCGCCAGATGGACGCTACTCGGTACCCTGGTTCTGTTCGTGGCCCTGTCTCCGGAAATCCCGGTGGATATCCCGGTCTCGGTGAGCCGTGCGTTCACCCTGCGGCTCGAGGACTTGCTGTTACTCGTCGTACTGCTGGGCTGGACGGTTACGCTACACCGGAGTGACCACGTGTACCTCCCACCGTTCGCGGTGCCTTTCGCCGGGTATCTCGCGGTGGCCCTGGTGGTCACGGTCGTGGGTATCGGTGTATACGCGCTCCCAGCCGCTCGGGCCGCCCTCTACCTGCTCAAGGAGGTGCAGTTCCTGCTGTTCGCCCTCCTGGTCGCAAACCTCGTCAAGTCGCGGGCCGACGTATCAGTGGTCGTCACCGCGTTCATTTTTGGTGGCGTCCTCAACGCCACTTGGATGGCCGTCCAACTTGCCACCGGCGACCTCGGACCGCTGTTCCACACCGTCGACATCGCGAAATGGCGATACGGCCCGTCTCTGCTCGGCCAGCCGAGCGTGTTGGCGTCCGCGGGCTTTTACCTCCCGCCGGTATTCCTCACGTTCGGGATGCTCCTGTACCGGACTGGACACCGGGTGAGGATCATCTGCTGTGCGTTATTGGTGGCCTTCCTCGGTAGCATGATGGTCACCGTCTCCCGGGCGACTATCGGTGCAACGTTGTTCGTGCTCTCCGTGTTCACTTTCGGATACGCCGTCAGGGCGACAGACAGGAACGTTGTCGCCTATTTCGTTGCAGCGCTCCTCGCAGTGATTCCGTTCACCGTCCTGAACCCGCTGATCGTCCGACGGTTCCTCCCACAGTCGGTTTTCTCGAGCATCGTGTCACGGCTCGAGATTTGGAACGAGTTCCTCGCGCCCCCCGTCCCAGCGATGCTTGTAGGGTTCGGGAAGGGGAGTCCGGGAGCGGTCATAGGACCCGCCGAGGCGCACAATTTCTACCTGCGGTTGCTCGTCGAAACCGGGATCATCGGGTTGGTAACATTCCTCCTAAGCATCGCTGTAATCCTGCAAACCGGAGTGAAGTTGGTCGTCCACTCCGATGACCCCCTGTTCCGGACGGTCGGGACCGGAACCGTCGGCGTCACCGCGGCGCTACTCATTGTCGCCATCTTTCAGGACGTGTTCATCAACGTCAAAGTCGCAGAGACGTTCTGGCTACTGATCGGGATGGCAGGGGCCGTATGGCGGTTATATTTGGATCGTCAGACGGACGGCACCGAACCTGAAAACGTTTAA
- a CDS encoding exopolysaccharide biosynthesis polyprenyl glycosylphosphotransferase, translating to MATGWRYRVASVLGTASLTAVAVWFVNYPLIQDAFSQVPVLGRPAPAVLSNGALVFVILTALVVVLGAMWPLFKPRPRRVLATIILTQKRVFLAMVGLAALGYFDYNYRMPRATLMLGTAFLLLWLPAWMVAIRRRPSEQSRAIIVGDDPTAMEAILEETDLPVIGYVSPPSSYEATEGGVVGKPEMSDGGAVTTRLDELSNLGGLSRLDEVLVKYEIDTALLAFADTDRAEFFGTLDTCFDHGVTAMVHRNHAEDVLTAGVAGGELVEVDLNPWDWQDYVVKRVFDVCFSACGLVVLSPVILAIAVAIKLDSPGPVLYSQERTAEFGDTFTVYKFRSMIPEAEAETGAKLSAEDRGDIDPRVTRVGRFLRKTHLDEIPQLWSILTGDMSVVGPRPERPELDTNMESGAADWRRRWFVKPGLTGLAQINAVTGHDPQEKLRYDIKYIRRQSFWFDVKIVIRQIWQVLDDLVEMIEK from the coding sequence ATGGCAACGGGCTGGCGGTATCGGGTCGCGAGCGTCCTCGGGACTGCCAGCCTCACCGCCGTCGCTGTCTGGTTCGTCAACTACCCGTTGATTCAGGACGCGTTCAGTCAGGTGCCGGTCCTTGGTCGGCCAGCGCCCGCCGTCTTATCAAATGGTGCGCTGGTGTTCGTGATCCTGACGGCACTTGTCGTCGTTCTCGGTGCGATGTGGCCGTTGTTCAAACCCCGGCCGCGCCGCGTACTGGCCACGATCATTCTCACGCAGAAACGGGTGTTCCTCGCGATGGTTGGACTGGCCGCGCTTGGATATTTCGACTATAACTATCGAATGCCGCGGGCGACGCTGATGCTCGGGACGGCTTTCCTGTTGCTCTGGTTGCCCGCCTGGATGGTCGCGATCCGACGCCGCCCGAGCGAACAGTCCAGAGCGATCATCGTCGGTGACGATCCGACTGCGATGGAAGCGATTCTCGAGGAGACCGACCTGCCCGTGATCGGGTACGTCTCGCCGCCGTCGTCCTACGAGGCCACGGAGGGAGGCGTGGTCGGGAAGCCAGAGATGTCCGACGGCGGGGCCGTCACGACGCGACTGGACGAACTCTCGAATTTGGGTGGGTTGTCGCGGCTAGATGAAGTGTTGGTGAAATACGAGATCGACACGGCGCTATTGGCGTTTGCAGATACCGATCGCGCGGAGTTTTTCGGTACGCTCGACACTTGTTTCGACCACGGTGTGACGGCGATGGTCCACCGGAATCACGCTGAGGACGTGTTGACCGCTGGTGTGGCTGGTGGCGAGTTAGTAGAGGTGGATCTCAATCCATGGGACTGGCAGGATTACGTGGTCAAGCGAGTGTTCGACGTGTGTTTCTCCGCCTGTGGACTGGTCGTGTTGTCGCCAGTGATTCTGGCAATCGCCGTAGCTATTAAATTGGATAGTCCCGGTCCCGTGTTGTACAGCCAGGAACGGACTGCGGAGTTCGGTGATACGTTTACTGTGTACAAGTTCCGGAGCATGATTCCCGAGGCTGAAGCCGAAACGGGGGCGAAACTCTCCGCGGAGGACAGAGGCGATATCGATCCGCGTGTGACACGTGTCGGCCGGTTCCTCAGGAAGACACATCTAGACGAGATTCCACAGCTGTGGTCAATCCTGACCGGCGACATGAGCGTCGTTGGTCCGCGACCGGAGCGACCGGAACTGGACACGAACATGGAGTCGGGAGCCGCGGACTGGCGGCGCCGGTGGTTCGTCAAGCCCGGACTGACCGGACTCGCACAAATCAACGCCGTGACCGGCCACGACCCACAGGAGAAACTTCGGTACGACATTAAGTATATCCGCAGGCAATCGTTCTGGTTCGACGTGAAGATTGTCATCCGACAGATCTGGCAGGTGCTCGATGATTTAGTGGAGATGATCGAAAAGTGA
- the aglF gene encoding UTP--glucose-1-phosphate uridylyltransferase AglF, with product MKAVVLAAGEGTRLRPLTEDKPKGMVEVDDKPILTHCFEQLVDLGADELVVVVGYMKEVIIDHYGDEFDGVPITYTHQREQQGLAHALLTVEEHIDDDFMLMLGDNVFQANLADVVNRQRESRADAAFLVEEVPWEDASRYGVCDTNDYGEIVEVVEKPDEPPSNLVMTGFYTFTPAIFHACHLVQPSDRGEYEISEAIDLLIQSGRTIDAIRMDGWRIDVGYPEDQEEAERRLQETGEASADAGSEESAETATE from the coding sequence ATGAAAGCCGTCGTGTTGGCCGCCGGCGAGGGAACGCGGCTGCGGCCCCTCACCGAGGACAAGCCCAAGGGAATGGTCGAGGTCGATGACAAACCGATCCTGACCCACTGTTTCGAGCAACTGGTCGATCTCGGAGCCGACGAACTGGTCGTCGTCGTCGGCTACATGAAGGAGGTCATCATCGACCACTACGGCGACGAGTTCGACGGCGTCCCGATCACCTACACCCACCAGCGCGAACAGCAGGGACTGGCCCACGCCCTGCTGACCGTAGAAGAGCATATCGACGACGACTTCATGCTGATGCTGGGCGACAACGTCTTCCAGGCGAACCTCGCGGACGTGGTCAACCGCCAGCGGGAGAGTCGCGCCGATGCGGCGTTCCTCGTCGAGGAAGTGCCGTGGGAAGATGCCAGCCGATATGGCGTCTGTGACACCAACGACTACGGCGAGATCGTCGAGGTCGTCGAGAAGCCCGACGAGCCACCGTCGAATCTCGTGATGACCGGATTCTACACCTTCACGCCGGCCATCTTCCACGCCTGCCACCTTGTCCAGCCCTCGGACCGGGGTGAGTACGAGATCAGCGAAGCCATCGACCTGCTAATCCAGTCGGGCCGAACCATCGACGCCATCCGGATGGACGGCTGGCGGATCGACGTTGGCTATCCCGAGGATCAAGAAGAGGCCGAGCGTCGGTTGCAGGAAACGGGTGAGGCAAGCGCCGACGCTGGGTCCGAGGAGAGTGCTGAGACGGCGACGGAATAA
- a CDS encoding helix-turn-helix domain-containing protein, translating into MEYVDGIAAKIMLAIRPGDSIRRIAQKIDGSYSWVYDWVERLEEAGFIRRDDGLYIESYDVRDSYYDIVAAISRSAPLSIDEGYVIPHFAGMPFAYTKIDGVYVWTHGGYQIARGHDDYPIFIQVADRDIERWAAFFDEFGIPNTIEERLDATEYEGTVAYVLFPTSEDITREWVDGNPVVPLDETIDHMLDYRVNYEPALEMIADEYDRDIDASHADPHLKA; encoded by the coding sequence ATGGAGTACGTCGACGGGATTGCGGCAAAAATCATGCTAGCGATCCGTCCCGGTGATTCGATTCGGCGGATCGCCCAGAAGATCGACGGCTCCTACTCGTGGGTCTACGACTGGGTCGAACGGTTGGAAGAAGCGGGCTTCATCCGGCGCGACGATGGCCTCTACATCGAGAGTTACGATGTCAGAGACAGCTACTACGATATCGTCGCAGCAATATCCAGATCAGCTCCGCTCTCGATCGACGAGGGATACGTCATTCCGCATTTCGCAGGTATGCCGTTCGCGTACACGAAAATCGACGGAGTCTACGTTTGGACGCACGGGGGCTATCAGATCGCTCGCGGTCACGACGACTATCCGATCTTTATTCAGGTCGCTGACCGGGATATCGAACGGTGGGCTGCCTTCTTCGACGAGTTCGGGATTCCAAACACGATCGAGGAGCGCCTGGATGCAACCGAGTACGAGGGAACAGTCGCGTACGTGTTATTCCCGACGAGCGAGGATATCACTCGCGAGTGGGTCGACGGCAACCCAGTCGTTCCGTTAGACGAAACGATCGACCACATGCTGGACTACCGTGTGAACTACGAACCGGCGTTGGAGATGATCGCTGACGAGTACGACCGTGACATCGACGCGTCCCACGCAGACCCGCACCTGAAAGCATGA
- a CDS encoding nucleotidyltransferase domain-containing protein, whose protein sequence is MTGSDDQSTVLTDLAESLRGDDDIVFAVAFGSRVTDENHAASDLDLAVKFTDKLSSSERFQKRCHLSGMLQREDAPYVDVSDIEELPIAVAHDAVSGDFLCGDERSVGEFKREITEAFENERDDIHRQHRDVIGRIAEEGLRT, encoded by the coding sequence ATGACAGGGAGTGACGATCAATCGACGGTGCTGACCGACCTCGCAGAGTCACTCCGTGGAGATGACGACATCGTGTTTGCAGTGGCCTTCGGTTCCCGCGTCACGGATGAAAACCATGCCGCGTCCGACCTCGACCTCGCCGTCAAATTCACCGACAAGCTTTCATCGAGCGAACGGTTCCAGAAGCGTTGCCATCTTTCCGGGATGCTCCAGCGCGAGGACGCCCCATATGTCGATGTTTCCGATATCGAGGAACTTCCAATCGCAGTGGCTCACGACGCCGTGAGCGGAGACTTCCTCTGCGGTGACGAGCGATCGGTCGGGGAGTTCAAGAGGGAAATCACGGAGGCTTTTGAGAACGAACGAGATGACATCCACCGCCAACATCGAGACGTGATAGGGCGTATCGCGGAGGAGGGGTTGCGTACCTGA
- a CDS encoding MFS transporter codes for MSRRYASVVLALCTLAFFATMVARLVISPVVPNLTLAFGVSNGTIGLALSGMWVAYATTQFPSGVLGDRLGERTVILAAVGGTAVTSLLLTTAPNFPLFFAGTVLLGAVAGLHYSVATTLLARYFDDIGWAIGVHVAGGPLAGLLAPIAAAVVATQYGWRPAIGIGAAVAVPVFVAFWLSVESTEPRRPEQPLRERFEVAAVRELLARPQIRYTTALSVLGAFSWQATASFLPTFFTAHHGFSTTVAGALFSAYFVIHGLTQPMLGSLSDRLSRDGVVAGALASAAIGYALLVVTEQFVVVIAGIVLVGVGMSWGAPLQSRFMDILSDAERGAGFGLVRTVYMTIGASGSVVVGVLSDTISWTVAFGLLAVLASVAVIAIVVNRVLGLGL; via the coding sequence GTGAGTCGTCGGTACGCGTCGGTCGTCCTCGCGCTGTGTACGCTGGCCTTCTTCGCCACGATGGTCGCCCGGCTGGTGATCAGCCCCGTCGTCCCGAACCTCACGCTCGCGTTCGGGGTCAGCAACGGCACCATCGGGCTGGCGCTGTCGGGCATGTGGGTCGCCTACGCGACCACACAGTTCCCGAGCGGCGTCCTCGGCGACCGCCTCGGCGAACGAACGGTCATCCTCGCAGCCGTCGGCGGCACCGCGGTGACGAGCCTCCTCCTGACGACCGCACCGAACTTCCCGCTCTTTTTCGCCGGGACTGTCCTCCTGGGAGCGGTCGCCGGCCTCCACTACAGCGTCGCCACCACGCTGCTTGCCCGCTACTTCGACGACATCGGGTGGGCCATCGGTGTCCACGTCGCCGGGGGACCGCTCGCCGGTCTCCTTGCCCCCATCGCGGCGGCTGTGGTCGCCACACAGTACGGCTGGCGGCCGGCCATCGGGATCGGCGCGGCCGTCGCTGTCCCCGTGTTCGTCGCCTTCTGGCTCTCCGTGGAGTCGACCGAGCCGCGCCGGCCGGAGCAACCCCTCAGAGAGCGCTTCGAGGTCGCCGCAGTGCGCGAGCTGCTTGCCCGGCCCCAGATCCGATACACGACCGCACTCTCCGTCCTTGGAGCCTTCTCCTGGCAGGCGACGGCCTCGTTCCTGCCGACCTTCTTCACGGCCCACCACGGCTTCTCGACGACGGTGGCGGGCGCGCTGTTCTCGGCGTACTTCGTGATTCACGGCCTGACCCAGCCGATGCTCGGGTCGCTCTCGGATCGGCTCTCCCGGGACGGCGTCGTCGCTGGCGCGCTCGCGTCGGCTGCGATCGGGTACGCGCTGCTGGTCGTGACCGAACAGTTCGTCGTCGTGATCGCCGGGATCGTGCTCGTCGGCGTCGGGATGAGTTGGGGCGCGCCGCTGCAGTCCCGGTTCATGGACATCCTCTCTGACGCCGAACGTGGGGCCGGGTTCGGGCTCGTCCGGACCGTCTACATGACCATCGGTGCATCGGGGAGCGTCGTCGTCGGTGTCCTCTCGGATACTATCAGCTGGACCGTCGCGTTCGGGCTGCTGGCCGTGTTGGCGAGCGTGGCCGTCATCGCTATCGTCGTGAACCGAGTGCTGGGGCTCGGTCTCTGA